One genomic segment of Microbacterium sp. ProA8 includes these proteins:
- a CDS encoding alpha/beta hydrolase codes for MRKPTRRGIAALAVAAALSLAALGGAAFPAAASSASQTQTAKNLPAPAIKPTIVFVHGAFADSSGWSLVAAGLQAKGYPVISFSNPLRGPQHDGEYLRQFLSTISGPVVLVGHSYGGAVISNGATGNPNVKSLVYIAAYALAEGESVQAANALGGGHTDVIDHLVLRPFPGATAGDADAYIDPEFFPQLFAQDIPKSVAQSMAGSQRPGALASLVVPSGPAAWETIPSWYMVAKNDRIIPPEAERAMAARANATTVEVNSSHVPMISQPQKVISLIIDASK; via the coding sequence ATGCGCAAGCCCACCCGCAGAGGCATCGCGGCACTCGCTGTCGCCGCTGCACTCTCGCTCGCCGCACTCGGGGGTGCAGCGTTCCCCGCCGCCGCGTCGAGCGCATCGCAGACGCAGACTGCGAAGAACCTGCCGGCCCCGGCGATCAAGCCCACGATCGTCTTCGTGCACGGCGCGTTCGCCGACTCCAGTGGCTGGAGCCTCGTCGCGGCGGGTCTCCAGGCCAAGGGATACCCGGTCATCTCGTTCTCGAACCCGCTGCGCGGCCCGCAACACGACGGCGAGTATCTGCGACAGTTCCTCAGCACCATCAGCGGCCCCGTCGTCCTCGTCGGCCACTCGTACGGCGGAGCTGTGATCAGCAACGGCGCCACCGGCAACCCGAACGTCAAGTCGCTCGTCTACATCGCCGCCTACGCGCTCGCCGAAGGGGAGTCGGTTCAGGCTGCCAACGCACTGGGGGGAGGCCACACCGACGTCATCGACCATCTGGTCCTCCGGCCCTTCCCCGGAGCGACCGCCGGAGACGCCGACGCCTACATCGACCCCGAATTCTTCCCGCAGCTTTTCGCGCAGGACATCCCCAAGTCGGTCGCTCAGAGCATGGCCGGCTCCCAGCGGCCCGGCGCTCTCGCTTCGCTCGTCGTGCCTTCCGGCCCCGCGGCGTGGGAGACCATCCCGAGCTGGTACATGGTCGCCAAGAACGACCGGATCATCCCGCCCGAAGCCGAGCGTGCCATGGCCGCCCGCGCCAACGCCACCACGGTCGAGGTGAACAGCTCGCACGTCCCCATGATCAGCCAGCCCCAGAAGGTGATCTCGCTGATCATCGACGCCTCCAAGTAG
- a CDS encoding alpha/beta hydrolase, producing MNDKPPIVLVHGLWMTPSSWDTWGNRYRDQGHEVIVPGWPGIGDRTPQDVRANPTALEGRTITEIVDSYDRIIRALPEPPIIMGHSFGGIFIQMLLDRGLGLAGVGVEPGQPAGVLALPWSTLRTGLPILANPFRINKASRFSRRHFHYTFGNDLTRAESDAEWEASAVNSVNRVFFEGVLSLPKKKTGITKVDFHKPGRAPLLLISGGIDHVAPPAIQKATLRKYQSGPSLVERIEFPGRTHRIVSQDGWEEVADYALQWALTHSAAVKPDTATNR from the coding sequence ATGAACGACAAGCCCCCCATCGTCCTCGTCCACGGACTGTGGATGACTCCCTCCAGCTGGGACACCTGGGGCAACCGGTACCGCGATCAGGGCCATGAGGTCATCGTGCCGGGATGGCCGGGGATCGGCGATCGGACTCCGCAGGACGTGCGCGCCAATCCCACGGCACTGGAGGGTCGCACGATCACCGAGATCGTCGACTCCTATGACCGCATCATCCGCGCCCTGCCGGAACCTCCCATCATCATGGGCCACTCCTTCGGGGGCATCTTCATCCAGATGCTGCTGGATCGCGGGCTCGGTCTCGCCGGAGTGGGCGTCGAACCCGGGCAGCCCGCCGGCGTGCTCGCACTGCCATGGTCCACGCTTCGGACCGGCCTCCCGATTCTCGCCAACCCGTTCCGCATCAACAAGGCGAGCAGGTTCTCCCGGCGACACTTCCACTACACGTTCGGCAACGACCTCACCCGCGCCGAATCCGATGCGGAGTGGGAGGCGAGTGCCGTCAACTCCGTGAACCGGGTGTTCTTCGAGGGCGTGCTGTCGCTGCCCAAGAAGAAGACCGGCATCACCAAGGTCGACTTCCACAAGCCCGGCCGGGCCCCACTGCTGCTGATCTCCGGCGGCATCGACCACGTCGCACCACCGGCCATACAGAAGGCCACCCTCCGGAAGTACCAGTCCGGGCCGTCGCTCGTCGAACGGATCGAGTTCCCGGGACGCACCCACCGGATCGTCAGTCAGGACGGCTGGGAAGAGGTCGCAGACTACGCACTCCAGTGGGCACTCACCCACTCCGCCGCCGTGAAGCCCGACACGGCGACGAACCGTTAG
- a CDS encoding alpha/beta hydrolase has product MPFVTTEDGAQIFYKDWGADGSPVILSHGWPLNADAWDAAARFLAENGHRAIAHDRRGHGRSSQTWHGNEMDTYADDLACLVENLDLTDVTLVGHSTGGGEIVRYIGRHGTARIAKLVLVSAVPPLMLQTEDNPAGLPIAVFDGIRAGEASDRSQLYRDLADGPFFGNNRNNDISQGVRDAFWLQSMACGHRAAYECIAAFSATDFRDDLGKVDVPTLVIHGDDDQIVPFEVGGKRSADVIAGATLTVYEGGAHGLPDTDRDRLHADLLRFIRA; this is encoded by the coding sequence ATGCCATTCGTCACCACTGAAGACGGCGCCCAGATCTTCTACAAGGACTGGGGCGCCGACGGCTCGCCGGTGATCCTCAGCCATGGCTGGCCACTGAACGCCGACGCGTGGGATGCCGCAGCCCGCTTCCTCGCAGAGAACGGCCACCGCGCCATCGCCCACGACCGGCGTGGGCACGGCCGTTCCAGCCAGACGTGGCACGGCAACGAGATGGACACGTACGCCGACGACCTCGCCTGTCTCGTCGAGAACCTCGACCTCACCGACGTCACCCTCGTCGGGCACTCCACCGGTGGGGGCGAGATCGTCCGGTACATCGGCCGCCACGGCACCGCCCGCATCGCCAAGCTGGTGCTGGTCTCCGCCGTGCCACCGCTGATGCTTCAGACCGAAGACAACCCGGCAGGGCTGCCGATCGCCGTATTCGACGGGATTCGCGCCGGCGAGGCATCCGATCGTTCACAGCTCTATCGCGATCTCGCGGACGGTCCGTTCTTCGGCAACAACCGCAACAACGACATCTCGCAAGGTGTGCGCGATGCGTTCTGGTTGCAGTCGATGGCCTGTGGGCACCGGGCAGCCTACGAATGCATCGCCGCCTTCTCCGCCACCGACTTCCGCGACGACCTGGGCAAGGTCGACGTCCCGACGCTGGTGATCCACGGCGATGACGACCAGATCGTCCCGTTCGAGGTGGGCGGCAAGCGCTCCGCCGACGTGATCGCGGGTGCCACGTTGACCGTGTACGAAGGCGGCGCCCACGGGCTGCCCGACACCGACCGTGACCGCCTGCACGCAGACCTGCTCCGATTCATCCGCGCGTGA